GTGAAAAGCGCCTGCGTCCTGCCTGTCGTCTCCTGGCTGCGTGTGTGGCGACGAATCTTTTCCGGCCAATCATCGGGCGTGATGACCGAGCCGCGCGCGTACAGCGCCGCATGCTCGATGGTGTTCTCCAGCTCGCGCACATTGCCCGGCCAGTCGTACTGATGCAAGATGGCCAGCGCTTCTTCAGAAATCGTCGTCGCCCGCGCCCCTGCGCGCCGCGCCTGCTTGAGCGCGTGCGCCGCAAGCAATGACAAATCTTCAAGCCGCTCTCTGAGCGGCGGCACTCTGAGGGTGACGACGCTCAAGCGATAAAATAGGTCTTCGCGGAAGCGGCCCTCTTTCACTTCGCGCTCAAGGTCGCGGTTCGTGGCGGCGACGACGCGCACGTCAACACGGACGGCGCGCGGGCTGCCGACGCGGCGAATCTCGCTCTCTTGTAATACGCGTAACAATTTCACTTGAAGCGCCAGGCTGGTCTCGCCAATCTCGTCGAGCAGGATGGTGCCGCCCGCTGCCTCCTCAAACATGCCGCGCTTGTCGGCGACCGCGCCGGTGAAGCTGCCTTTGACATGGCCGAAGAGCTCGGCTTCGAGCAAGGTTTCGGTAATCGCGCCGCAGTTGATGGCGACAAAGGGCGCGGCGGCCCGCCCGCTGTTGCGATGTAGGGCGCGCGCCACCAGCTCTTTGCCGACACCCGATTCGCCGGTGATTAAGACGGTCGAGCGACTGGGCGCAACCAGGGCAATCTCTTTATAAAGCTCGATCATCGGCGGGCTATGTCCGACAAGGCCCGACGCTTCGCTGTACTCCTTTAACAAGACCGCCGCCGGGGCTTCGGCGGCACGCCCTTGAAGCGCGCGCCGCGCCGTGGCGATGACGGCATTGACATTGAATGGCTTGCTGACGTAATCAAAAGCGCCCTCGCGCACCGCTTCAACGGCGGTTTCGAGCGTGCCGAAGCCGCTGATGAGAATCACCTCGGATGCCGGCGCCATCTTCTTGAATTCCTTGAGAAGCTGCACGCCATTCATGCGCCCGCCGAGATTGATGTCGCTGACGATCAAGTCGAAAGGCTGACGCTCGACGGCGGCAAGCGCCGCTTCTGCCGACTGGCTCGACGCCACCTGCCAGCCCTCTTCGGAAAAAATCTCCGCGAGAAAGTTACAGGTCTCCAGGTCGTCGTCGATGACGAGAATCTTTTTCATTGCTCGATTGCCTATTCTTCTGCGGCGGCCGCGACGGTGGGAAGAAGCGGCGCATCGCCGGCAGATGGAGCGGCTCGCGCGCCGGCAGCGGCTAGCGGCAGGCGTATGCGAAATGTCGTGCGGCGGCCCGGCTCGCTTTCGACCTCGACGCTGCCCTGATGCTCGGTGATGATCTGCTTGACGACCGTGAGGCCAAGGCCCGTGCCCAGCCCCTGCTTGGTGGTGAACATCGGCTCGAAGATCAAATCGAGCTGCTCGTCGCGAATGCCTTCGCCGCTGTCTGCGACTTCGATCAACGCGCTCGCGCCATCGCGCAGCGCGCGCGCCTGCAACTGACCGCCTTCGGGCATGGCGTCGAGGCTGTTATTGATCAGGTTGATGAAGACCTGCTGTAACTGATCTGCGTCGGCGGCGACCGCCGGCAAATCTTCGCCCAGCTCTGTGATCAACTCGACATTGCGCGCAAAGAGCGTCGGCTGCGTCGCGTCGAGGATGCGCGTCAGCAAGGCGTTGATGTCTACCAGCTCGAACTGTGGCTGCGGTCGGCGCGTCGAGGCGAGCATCGAGCGGACGATGTTAGTGATGCGCTCGATCTGCCCGGCGATGATGTCCAGCCGCTTGATGGCGCGCTCATCGGTGGCGCGGGCGCGCAATAACTGAACGTGGCCTGAGATCAGGTTGAGCGGCGTGCCGACTTCGTGGGCGAACTGCGCCGCCAGTTGACCGGCGGCGGCCAGGCGTTCGAGCTGGGTCAACTGCCGCTGCATCTCGAAGAGTTGCCGGTTGGCCTCTTCGAGCTGCTCTTTGCGCTCGGCAATCTCGGCGGTCGCCTCTTTGACGCGGCCTTCTAAGGCGCGCTGTTCAAGGCTCAGTTGCTCGGTCATCTGCCGTATGCGCCCGAGCATGCGGTTGAAGCGCGAAGTGAGCAGGCCGATTTCGTCTGGCGCTTGCGGCGCGACTTCAGCGGCCAGGTTGCCGGCCTCGGCTTTCGACATCGCTAGCAACAGGCTGTCAATCGGCTTATAGACGATGTGGCGGAAAAGGAAGTAAGTCATTAAGGTGATGGCGATAATCGCCAGCAGCATCAACGGCCAGATCAAGCGACGCAGCGACGCCGCCGAGCTTTGCGTCTCATCGAAATTCAGCCGCACGCTGACCGCGCCGATCTGCGTCAGGCCGGTGCTTTCGGGGACGTGGATCGCCGACCGCGCCGTGATGATGCGAGACGTGCCCTGCTGGCCAACGACGACGTTGGCGTTATCGATGTGCTGGACGGCATCCTGCATCTGGCGGGCCGGCAACGGATCGGCTTCGACCGGAAAAGTCACCTTCTCGACCCACTCATTGGCATTCGCCCTGGCAAAGACGCGCACTTCGGCAAGGTGCGGGTTGTCTTTGACGATGGTGTCTTCGATGGCTTCGCGGACTTCGTCCCAATCGGGGATGGTGGTTGATTCAGACTCTTCAAAGGTGCGGGTCTTGCCTTTGCGGCGCTCTTCGCGGCGCTTCAAACGCTTGATGTGCAGCTCGACCGTGTCGGCGACGCGGGTGGCCAGCAGTTGCGCCTGTTGCCGTTCCTGCTGGTCGCTCAGCCGCGTGATGGCAAGGTCAGAGAAGTACGCCATGATGGCGAAGATCGCGACCAGCACCGCCGATGTGACGATGGTCGTCCGCGTGTGCAGCTTGAGCGGTGGCAGCCTCAGCCATGAACGTGATTGCATAGAGTCAGCCTGTTCATTAGAAATGTGCGCTGATTAATTATCGTGAAACTCGCCCCGCGA
This genomic stretch from Blastocatellia bacterium harbors:
- a CDS encoding sigma-54 dependent transcriptional regulator; this encodes MKKILVIDDDLETCNFLAEIFSEEGWQVASSQSAEAALAAVERQPFDLIVSDINLGGRMNGVQLLKEFKKMAPASEVILISGFGTLETAVEAVREGAFDYVSKPFNVNAVIATARRALQGRAAEAPAAVLLKEYSEASGLVGHSPPMIELYKEIALVAPSRSTVLITGESGVGKELVARALHRNSGRAAAPFVAINCGAITETLLEAELFGHVKGSFTGAVADKRGMFEEAAGGTILLDEIGETSLALQVKLLRVLQESEIRRVGSPRAVRVDVRVVAATNRDLEREVKEGRFREDLFYRLSVVTLRVPPLRERLEDLSLLAAHALKQARRAGARATTISEEALAILHQYDWPGNVRELENTIEHAALYARGSVITPDDWPEKIRRHTRSQETTGRTQALFTDLPTLEELERRYLLHVLQAVGGSRTRAAEVLAIDRRTLYRMAERYGINLKEPGE
- a CDS encoding ATP-binding protein; translated protein: MQSRSWLRLPPLKLHTRTTIVTSAVLVAIFAIMAYFSDLAITRLSDQQERQQAQLLATRVADTVELHIKRLKRREERRKGKTRTFEESESTTIPDWDEVREAIEDTIVKDNPHLAEVRVFARANANEWVEKVTFPVEADPLPARQMQDAVQHIDNANVVVGQQGTSRIITARSAIHVPESTGLTQIGAVSVRLNFDETQSSAASLRRLIWPLMLLAIIAITLMTYFLFRHIVYKPIDSLLLAMSKAEAGNLAAEVAPQAPDEIGLLTSRFNRMLGRIRQMTEQLSLEQRALEGRVKEATAEIAERKEQLEEANRQLFEMQRQLTQLERLAAAGQLAAQFAHEVGTPLNLISGHVQLLRARATDERAIKRLDIIAGQIERITNIVRSMLASTRRPQPQFELVDINALLTRILDATQPTLFARNVELITELGEDLPAVAADADQLQQVFINLINNSLDAMPEGGQLQARALRDGASALIEVADSGEGIRDEQLDLIFEPMFTTKQGLGTGLGLTVVKQIITEHQGSVEVESEPGRRTTFRIRLPLAAAGARAAPSAGDAPLLPTVAAAAEE